GGCCTCGATCCTGAACTCCCCCGCACTCGTCCCGGGGTTCGCCGACGAGCACCTCGAGCACCCGCTCTGGTACATCGGGTGGGACGGTACCCGGATGAAGAGCCCGCCGTGGCTCGGGACGCCGGACGCCGGACGCCTGCTGGAGCACTGGACCGGTCCGGACGACCAGCCGCCGTACCTGTTCGCGCGGAAGTTCTCCACGAGCCGCAGCGCCGACCTGCTCGACCTCGTCGACGCGGCGGTCGGCCTGCGGGCGCACCGTCCCGCCGGGGCCACCGCGCCGTGAGCGTCCCGTCCGACACCGGGAGTGCGACGCGGACGACGACGGTGCGGCGCGCCGGGCGGCACGTCGCCCGTACCCGCGACACCACGAGCAGCCCCGGCAGCACCGCCGGCACGGACACCGGCAGCACCGACACCGGCAGCACCGCCGTCCGCACGGGTGCCTCGGCGCTCTTCGGCCGGGGCATGCTCTACGTGGTCGTCTGGTCCATGCAGCTGGTCGTCAGCTCGCTCGTCTCCCCCGTCCTCGCGCACCTGCTGCCGCCGTCCGAGTTCGGCGTGCTCGCGTCCGCCATCGCGCTCTTCCAGGCGCTCGGCGTCCTCGCCGTGGCCGGACTCGACCAGGCGGCGGTGCTGCAACGCGCCGAGGACGGCGACGACCGTCGGGCCCGCGGGCTCGTCCCGGTCGGTGCGGTCCTCGCGACCCTCGTCACGCTCGCGGCGCTGGGGTCGCTGCCGGCGTGGGGTGACGCGGCCGGCTTCGTCGGCCAGCACCCGCTCCTCCTGGTCGCGGTGCTCTGGACGCTGCCCGCGGCGGTCGTGCAGACGTCGCTGGCGCTCCTCGTGGCGCAGGACCGGATCCGCGTCTTCGCGGTCACCAGTCTGCTGTCGTCGGTGGGCGGCTCGGTCATCGGCCTCGGCCTCCTCGTGCTCGTGCACGCCGACGCGACCACCTACGCCTGGGGCGGCGTGGTCGCGCAGGGCGTGGCGATGGTGATCGGCGTCGTCGCCGTCCGCCCGCGCCTGCGGGGGCTGGTCGACCACGCGACGACGGCACGCGCCTTCCGGCTCGGCGTGCCGATCGCGCTGGGCAACCTGTCCTACTTCGTCCTGAACGCCGGGGACCGCATCGTCGTGCAGCGCCTCCTCGGACCCGACGAGGTGGCCCGCTACCAGATCGCCTACGTCGTCGGTTCGGCGGTCGTCCTGCTCCTGACCTTCACGAACAGCGCGTGGGCGCCGCACTTCGCCGCGCTCCGCGACGCCGCCGCACGACGGCGCCTCGCGATGCACGCGCGTGACGAGCTGTACCTGCTCCTCGCGCCGGTGCTCCTCGCCGTGACCCTCGTGTCGCCGGTCGCGCTCCCGGTGCTGGCACCGCCCTCGTACCGGGTCGAGGAGCTGTCGGTCGTGGTGTTCGTCGTCGCCCTGACGGCCTTCCCGGTCGTCGCGAGCGGCGCCACCGGACGACTGCTCGTCGTGGAGCGCCGCGGTGTCGCCGTCGGGGTGATCGCCGCCACCGCCGCCGCCGTGAACGTCGGCGCGAACCTGCTGCTCGTCCCACCGCTCGGCATCGCCGGCGCCGCGCTGTCCACGGTGCTGTCGTACGCGCTGCTCGCCGTGCTGCAGCAGGCCGCGCTGCGGGACCGGAGGCTGTGGCGTGGACCCGCCCGCCGGGTCCCCCTCGTCGTGGTGCCGGCCGTGCTCCTGGCTGCGGCCTCCCTGCTCGCCCCGCAGGACGCCGTCTGGGACGTCGTGCGCATCGTCGGCGTCGTCGCCTGCCTGCCCTGGTTCCTGCAGCGGCTCCGGGCGGCCCGCGGCGACTCGCGCTGACCTGCACCCGCGCGCACCGACGCCCGCCCGGGCAGCACGCGCGAGGCCCCCGGTACCCACGCGGGGTACCGGGGGCCTTGCATCTGCCGGGGTCAGACCGCGACGGGCTCCGGAGCCGGCGCCGTCGCCCGCACCACGACGGCGCCGAACGTCCGCCCGACCGCGTACCCGGTCACCGTGGCGACGACGCTCGTCACGATCGCGAGCGCACGGACACCACCACCACGGCCGACCGTCCCGAGCTCGCGCAGGAGCGCCCTCGGCAGCACCCGGGTCAGGTAGGTGCCCTCGCTCGAGAGCGAGTCCCGCGCACCGACCCGTCGGCTCAGGATGGCCTTCGAGATCCCCTCGTAGTAACTGCGACGACGGACGTACCGCATCGACACCCGGTCGGCCGACACGCGGTGCGAGACGTTCGACCGCGGCTCGTAGCGGATCCGGGCCGTCGGGCGCATCTGGGCGATCCGGATGCAGAGCTCGGTCTCCTCGCAGCCCAGCGGCTGGTTGCCGACCCGACCGATGCCGGACCGGAACCCGCCCGCGGCGAGCAGGACGTCCCGCCGGAACGCCATGCTCGACCCGATCACGTTCCGGACGTCGCCGGCCTCGGTCGGCAGCCCGGTGTAGCTGCAGCCGACGATCCAGAGCAGCTCGTCCGGGAACGGTCCGGCGCCGGTGGTGTCCGGCCACGACGGGGTCGCGCGGCCGCCGACCCCGACGACGTCGGGCAGCTCGAGGGACTCGACGAGGTGCATCAGCCAGTCCGGGTCCGCCGCGGCGTCGTCGTCGAGGAAGGCCACGACGTCGGACGCGGCGAGTGCCACGCCCGTGTTCCGGGCGCCGGACAGGCCGCGCTCCTCGGCGTTCGGGACGACCCGCAGCTCGGGCCACCTGGCCGCGGCGCGGAGCAGCAGCTCGGGCTCGTGGTCGATCACGACGACGACCTCGGTGGCCTCGGGCTGCCGCTTCGCCGACTCCACGGCTGCCTGCAGGTCGCCCCAGCGCTGCTGGGTGTAGGCGCAGATGACGACCGCGACCGTGGGCAGGCTCACGCGGCTTCCTCGTCGAGGACGGCCACCGGCTCCGCAACGGCGCGGGCGCGCACCGGCGTCGGCGCGAGACGGGCGCGGGCGGCGACCTCGCCGGCGCGACGACGCTCGTGCATGATCGAGGTGAGGACGCGGATGCCGTCGCTCACGGCGTTGAGGTTGCTCGTGCCGTGCACGCGGAGCTTCTCGTGGCTCGGGACCTCGGTGATCGCGAAGCCGGCGGCGGACCACCGGCAGGTCAGGATCGTCTCGATCTCGAAGCCGTCACCCCACCGCATCGATCCGTCGGCGGGCTGCGGGAGCGTCGAGGACAGCAGACCGACCGTCGGCAGCGTGTCCGCCCAGAACGCGTTGTAGCCGTAGCAGAGGTCCGTGTACCGCGCACCGAGCAGCAGGTTCGAGATGATGTTGAGCCCCTTGTTGCCGAGGCCCCGGATCACCGTGATGTCGTCGCTGCCGCCGCCGGGCGCGTACCGGGACCCCTTGGCGACGTCGGCACCGGCGACGAGGGCGTCGACGAAGCGCGGGATCTCGGCGGCGTCCGCGGAGCAGTCCGCGTCGAACATGACGACGACGTCGCCGGTGACCGCCTCGAAGCCGCAGGCCAGTGCGTTGCCCTTGCCCTTCCGGGTCTGCTGCACGACCGTGATCGACGGCATCAGGCGCCGCGCGGTCGCGACGGTGTCGTCGACCGAGTTCCCGTCGACGAGGATCACCTCGTGCACGGGCGGCAGCATCGGCAGGATGATCTCGAGGTTGCGCGCCTCGTTGCGTGCGGGGATGACGACCGAGACACGGGGGTCTCGGGGTCGGACGGTGGTGCTCATGGTGCTCCTGTCGGGTTCAGGCTGCGTGGGTCGTGTCCCGTCGGTCCGGCGCTGGGTGGGCGCCGGTGGGACGTGTGGGGATGGTCCGTGGGGCGGGTGGGGTGCTCTCACCGCGGGGACGGGGGTACGCCGTTCCCGCGGCGGTCCCACCTTCGTCCGCGCCGTGGTCACCGGTCAACGCGGCGCGGGGTGCGTTGCGGCAGCCGCGACCGCGCGTACGGAATCCCGCAAGCGGGCGCGGATCGTGCGGGCACGGCGGCCGGGAGGCACGTGCTGACGCTCCGACGCACCGCCCGACGCGCCACGTGGCGACCGGGAGGGGCGGGACGGGTGGACCGTTCGTCCGACGTCCCGCACGTCGTCGCGTCGCGGCGCGGGGTGCGGCCGCGCGACGGTCGCTGCGGTCCGGTACCGGGCCGGGCCGCAGCCCGCGGTGCGGGCGCACGGCGCGCCTCCCGGTCGGCACGCGGTCGGACCGCGTGCCGGATCAGGAGGTCCGGCGGGCGGCAGCCGAGCGGGCGCGCACCGTGTGACGGGACCGCGCGTAGCGACCGACACCCCGCAGCACGGCGCGGAGCTCGACGCCGCGCACCGCGGCGACCTCGCGGTCGAAGGCGCTGTCACCCGCTGCGGGGACGGTGTCGGAGCGCGCCGGCCCACCGGCGACGTCCGCCGCGGGGACTGCCGCCCCGGCGAGCAGGTGCCGGACCGCGCCGGGCGCGCGGACCAGCGCCATCCCGAGCGTCCGTGGCCGGAGGGCGGTCTTCGTCAGCCACGCCCCGAGCCCGGTGCCGTACCCGACCGCCTGGGTGCGGAGTGCGGCGACGTCGGCGCGGTGCCGGTGCCAGACCAGGGCGGAGGGCTCGACCGCGAGGGCCGCGCCGGAGAGCACCACGCGGGCGAAGACGTCGATGTCCTCGCCGCCGCCCGTGGCGGTGCCGACGCCGAGCGCCTCGTCGAAGCCCCCGAGCGCGAGCACCGCGTCACGGCGCATCGCGAAGTTCGCCCCGGTGCCGTAGTCGCCCACCGAGAACGGGAAGAGCGGCCGGTCCGCCGGCGGGGCGGTGAGCCGGAACACCCGCGGGGTGAGGTTCCGCGACCAGGTCACCCGTTCGTCGAACCAGCGCTGGGCCGGCGTGCGGAGCTCGCCGCTCGCCACGAGCCCGCTGACGCACACGACGTCCTCCCCGCGGGCGAAGCCGGACGCGAGGGCACGGAGCCACCCGCGGTCGACCACCACGTCGTCGTCGGTGAACGCGACGACCTCGCCGCGGGCGGCGCGGACACCGGCGTTCCGGGCGCTGGACAGCCCGGGCGTCGGCTCGAGCACGTACCGGATGCGCGGGTCGGTGCCGGGCGCGGTGACGAGTCGACGGGTGGCGTCGTCGGACGGCGCGTTGTCGACCACGACGACCTCCAGGTCGGGGTGGTCGAGCGCGAGGACCGACCGCAGGGCGTCGGCGAGCTGGTCGGCGCGGTCGCGGGTGCAGAGCACGACGGTCGTGCTCGGGAGCCGCACCGGCACGGGCGGGTGCTCGGCCGGGGGCAGCGCGTCGACGGCCGCGCGGAGCTCGGAGGCGTCGACCGCCCCGTCGGTGACGGGCAGGTCGACGAAGCCCCGGGGCGACGTGCCCGCACGGACGAGGAGCCGCGCCGTCCGGTGGCCGGCGGCGTCCGCCAGCGGGATCGCGACGTCGCCGTCGGGGACCTCGTGCGCGTCGACGGCGCCGACCCAGACCGCACCCGGCCAGGTGGGCGGCTCGGGGCTCGCCATCGTGCGCTCGAGCACGAGGCGGGACGACGACGGTCGCGGCGGCGTGGAGGTCATGGGACCACCGTCGTCGGCCCCGGCGGTGGCGTCAACGCGGCCGCGGGGAGCCTGCGGTTCCCCCGCAGGAGCGGACGCGACCGTGCGTGATGCCGCAATGCCGCAGGGCACCCGCACAACACCGTCGGCACCCTCGTCGGTGGCGGTCGACGATGGTCGACTTGCCTCGACAGCCGGCACCCGACCCGAAGGAACGCCCGATGCCCCTCACCACCGCGGTGGTCACCCCGTGACCGCGACGGCGCCCACGCGGGTGGAACTCCGCCGGGCGCACCGGGTGCACCGGTCCCCGCTGCCGGCGGTCGCTGCCGCGGTGCTGGCGTTCGCGGCGACGGCGGTGCTGCTCACCGGGACGACCGGTCCGGTGCAGACCGCCGTGGTCCTGACGGCGCTCCTCGTCGTGCCCGGGACGGCCGTCGTCCGGCCCCTCCGCCTGACCGAGCCGGTGAGCCGGGCGGCGCTCGTCCTCGTCGCCGGTGCCGCGGTCGACACCGTCGTCGCCCTCGCCATGGTCTGGACCCAGCGCTGGGCCCCCGTCCCGGCGGCGGGCCTCGTCCTCGTCGTCAGCGGCTGGGCGGCGCTGGCGCACGGGGTCGTCACGGCCCGGTCGTCCGACCGGGCGTCGGTGCAGCACGCCGTCCGCTCCGCCTGGGCAGCACGCCGCGACGGTACGGTCGTCCGGCTCGCGGTCGGCGGCGGCGTGCTCGTCACGGGGGTCGCGCTCTGGGTCGTCGGCACGGCGCAGACCACCAGAGGGGCGCTCGGCGAGTGGGGCCTGCTCACCGCCGTCCCCCCGGTGTGGTGGGTCGGTGCCGGTGCGGTCCTCGCGGTGACCGTCGTCGCGCTGGTCGACCGTCGGTTCCCGGCCGCGCTCGGCACCGCCACCGCCGCCGTGCTCGTCGTGGTCGTGTACGGCACGGCGAACCTCGCGGCTGCCGAGCCCCGACCGCCCTGGGTCTTCAAGCACATCGCCGTCACCGCGTACATCCAGCAGCACGGCTCGGTCGACCCGGCGATCGACATCTACAACCGCTGGCCGGGCTTCTTCGCGGTGAGCGCCTTCCTCGGTTCCGTCACGGGGACCACGGACGCCGCCGCGCCGGTCCGCTTCGTGGAGGTCGCGTTCGCCCTGCTCGACGGTGCCCTCGTCCTCGGCATCGCCCGGGCGCTCGGGCTCCGGGGCCGCTGGGCGGTCACGGCCGCCGTGGTCTTCAGCGCCGCGAACTGGGTCGGTCAGGACTACTACTCACCGCAGGCGTTCGCCTTCGCGCTCTTCCTCGCCGTCGTGCTCGTCGTGCTCACCACGCTGCGCAGCACCCCGAACGCGCTCGGGCGCGGGATCGTCGGTGTCGTCTCCCGGCTGCTCCGGGCCCGCCGGGCACCGATCGTGCCGACCGGTGGGACCGTCGCGGCCGTCGACCCCGGTACCGCCGCCACCCGCACCGCGACCGTCACCGCAGTGGTCCTGGTCGTGCTCCTCCAGGCGGTGATCACGGCGTCACACCAGCTCACGCCGTACGTGCTCGTCGCCGCGTTCGTCCCGCTCGTCGTGATCGGGGTCGTCCGACCCTGGTGGACCGCGCTGCCCGTCGTCGCCGCACCGCTGCTGTACCTCCTGCCGAACCTCGACTACGTGCAGGAGAAGTTCGGCCTGACCACCGGGTTCGACCCGGTGAGCAACGCCACGGCCGCCTCGACGTCCATCGCGATCCCGTCGCTCGCGACCACCCTGCAGAGCCGCGGGGTGCTCGCCCTCACCGCCCTGGTCGCGGTCGTCGCCCTGGTCGGCATCGTGCGGACGGTGCGTGCCGGTCACGGCCACCGGGCACTGCTCGTGCTCTGGCTCGCCGCGTGCCCGGTCGTGCTCGTCCTCGGGCAGAGCTACGGGGGTGAGGGCAGGTTCCGCGTCGTGCTCTTCTCGGCGCCCTTCCTGGCGATCGCCGCCGTCCACGCGCTGCACGGGCGTCGGCTCCGTCTCCTGCTCACCGGCGCACTGGTCGGCGTGACGACGCTGCTCTTCGTCGCGACGACGTTCCAGGCCGAGCAGGCGAACCGGACGCCGGCCGGCGAGGTCCTGGCGGCGCGGTGGCTGGACGGCCGCTTCACGGCGGACGACACCCTGACGACCGTCGGCGGCTTCCCTGCCGTCATCGGCGCCGGGTACCCCGCCTACCTGCAGCGCTGGGGCCAGGTGCAGTCGCTGGGCGACCTCACGCAGTGGTACCCGGACGGCATCACGCCGGCCGACCTCGACGAGTCGCTCGCGGACCGGGCGCACGGCGGGGACGCGTGGCTGGTGTTCTCCGACGCCGAACGCGCGGACGTGGTCGCCCGCGGCACCGCGACGGGCGCGGAGGTCGACGCCCTCGAACGTTCGGCAGCGGATCGCGGGACGCTGCGCTACGACCGCGACGGTGTCCGGATCTACGAGGTCGCCCGTGCGGCGTGAGCCCGCGACGCCCGAACCGGGCCCCACACGGCGCGACGTGCTGCGCCGCGGTGCGGTCGTCGCGGGACTCGTCGGCGCCGCGGCGCTGACCGGCACCGTGGCCGTCGTCCTGCCGACGGCGATCCGCCGGGCCGACCGTGCCGTGCCCGCGGAGATGCCCTCGGGGACGGTCGAGTCGGGCGGGGTCCGCTGGGTCCCGTACCTCGCCGAGGACTTCGACCGCGACGCCGCCCACGGCGACCTGCTCGCGGTCTACCCGGCGATGGCCGAGTACCGCGGGTTCCGCGACACCTCGGGCAAGGGGATCTACCACCCGGACGAGGTCGTCTCGGTCCACGACTCGACGCTCGACTTCCACCTGCGGACCGAGGACGGTCAGCCACTCGTCGCGGCCGTGCTGCCCGCGGGCTACCGGTCGTACACGCACCAGCGCGTCTCGATCCGCTACCGGGCCGGTGATGCCCCCGGCTACAAGTTCGTGATGCTCCTCTGGCCGCTGTCGGGCGACTGGAACGAGGGCGAGATCGACTGGCCGGAGGGCGACCTGGGCGGCGACGTCCGCCCGGTGTCGGCGGTGCCGGGCAGCTTCGACGCCGCGGACCGCACCATGCGGTTCCTGCCGGAGGACGCTCCGACGGTGCCGGGCGGCCAGCAGGACTGGCACGTCGCCACCGTCGAGTGGACCGCCGACGTCGTGCGCTTCTGGTGGGACGGTGCACTGGTCGCCTCGACGACGGGCGCCGTGCCGAGGGTGCCGATGCGCGTCACCCTGCAGGCCGAGACCGCGATCGGCGACGCCCGCGTGCCGGCGGGGTCCGACGGGCACGTGCTCGTCGACTGGGTCGTGGCGTACCGCGCGGCCGACTGACGCCGAGCGGGCTCCTGCCCGGACGCCGACCACGACGGACCGACCGTCGACACCTCCGGGACACCGGCGCTCCTCGGTGCCGGCGTCCGGTGTCGTTCCGGGCGTTCCGCGTCCGTTCGCGCGCCCGGTGTCGATTCGGGCGTTCCGTGTCGATCCGGGCGTGTCTCCTCGTACGAGGCGCCCGGGAACGGGAAAAGCCCCCGGGATCTCCCGGGGGCTTTTCCTTCGAGCTGGGGTACCTGGACTCGAACCAAGAACGACGGTACCAGAAACCGCTGTGTTGCCAATTACACCATACCCCAAAAGGCCTGCTGGCCTTCCGTTCCCCGTTGTCCGGGGCACGATCAACTACTGTACAGCATCCCGGAGGTCCTCGAGACCACCCACCAGGTCCCGGTGCACCGCGGCTGCCGTCGACGCCCCGTGACCGGCTGCCACGACGAGCTGCTCGGGACCCGGCGGGGTGACGTCCCCGACGGCGTACAGCCCGGGCACCCGGGTCCGACCGACGCGGTCCACGCGGAGGAGCCCTTCGGCGTCCCGGTCCGCCGGCGCGTCGAGCCAGTCGAGGTCGGCGTGCCACTGGGGTCGCACGAACGCTCCGGTGTGCGGCCGCACGTCGCCGTCCGCCAGGCGGACACCGGTGAGGCCGTCCCGACCGCCCTCGAGGTCGGCCACGGGCCGTTCGTCGACCGTCACGCCCGCCGCCGACAGTCGCGCACGGCCGGCATCGTCCAGCACCGCGGCACCGTTCGTGTAGACCACCAGGTCGTCGGTCCACGAACCGACGAGCAACGCGCGGTCCACCACGTCGGGCGTCTCGCACAGGAACGCGAGGGGTTGCCCTGCGTGCTCGTACCCGTCGCACTCGACGCAGCTGTGCACCGACGTGCCGTAGAGGGCTCGCAGGGACGGCAGTGCCGGGAACTCCTCCCGGAGCCCGGTCGCGACCACGACGGCCCTCACGCGGGCCCGCAGCTCGGCCCCGCGGGAGGAACCGTGCACCGACCAGCCGTCACCCTCGCGGGACACGTGGTCGACGACCGACTGCACGACGGTCGCCTCCGGGTAGGACTCGACCTCGACCCGGCCGAGCTTCCGGAGCTCGAGCGGCGAGATCCCGTCGCGCGTGACGAAGCCGTGCGAACGGAGTGTGGCAGCGTTGCGCGGTCGGTTCGCGTCGACGAGCAGCACCGTCCGCCGAGCGCGGACCAGGTTGAGCGCAGCGCTCAGCCCGGCCGGACCGGCACCGATGACCGCGACGTCGACGGACAGGACGTCGCCGTCCCGCGCACCCGGAGTCGTCACCACGACGGTGTCAGCGGTCCGCGAGTCGGCGGAGACGGGTGAGTGTGGACTCCTTGCCGAGGATCTCCATGGACTCGAACAGCGGCGGGCTGATCCGGCGCCCGGACACGGCGACGCGGAGCGGTCCGAACGCCACGCGCGGCTTGAGGCCCATGCCGTCGATGAGGGACGACCGCAGGGCTGCTTCGATCGACCCGGTCGTCCAGTCCTCGACGCCCTCGAGCGCGGTGACCCCGGCGTGGAGCACGTCCCCGGCGTCGTCCTTCAGCGTGGCGCGGGCGTCGTCCTCGACCACGAGCTCGTCGTCGGTCGTGAACAGGAAGCCGAGCATCGCCGGAGCCTCGCCGAGGAGCTGCATGCGCTCCTGGACCAGCGGGGCCGCCGCCGCCAGCACCCGCTCCTGCTCGGCGGTCGGCGGCACCGACACGAAGTCCGTCAGGTACGGCAGCAGGCGTCCGCGGAAGTCGTCGGCGTCGAGCAGACGGATGTGGTCACCGTTGATCGCCTCGGCCTTCTTGTGGTCGAAGCGGGCGGGGTTCGGGTTCACGTCGACGACGTCGAACGCGGCGACCATCTCGTCCGACGAGAAGACGTCGCGGTCCGGGCCGATCGACCAGCCGAGCAGCGCGAGGTAGTTGAGGAGCCCCTCCGGCACCATGCCGGCGGAACGGTGGTGGAACAGGTTCGACTCGGGGTCGCGCTTCGAGAGCTTCTTGTTGCCCTCCCCCATGACGTACGGCAGGTGACCGAAACGCGGGACGACGTCGGTGATGCCGACCTCGACGAGCGCCTCGTACAGCGCGATCTGCCGCGGGGTCGACGACAGCAGGTCCTCACCGCGCAGCACGTGGGTGATCCCCATCAGGGCATCGTCGACCGGGTTCGTGAACGTGTACAGCGGCTTGCCGTTGGGGCGGACCACCACGAAGTCCGGGAAGGTGCCCTGCTTGAAGGTGATCTCGCCGCGCACCAGGTCGTCGAAGCTGAGGTCGCGGTCGGGCACACGGAGCCGCAGCGCCGGCTGCCGCCCCTCGTCGCGGAACGCCTGGCGCTCGGCCTCGGTCAGGTCGCGCTCGTGGTTGTCGTACCCCTGCTTCGGGTCGCGACCGGCGGCCGTGTTCCGGGCCTCCATCTCCTCCGGTGTCACGTACGACTCGTAGACGTGGCCGGACGCACGCAGCTTCGCGATGACGTCCTCGTACACGTCCGAGCGCTCGGACTGGCGGTACGGACCGTGCGGACCGCCCACCTCGACGCCCTCGTCCCAGTCGAGCCGGAGCCACCGGAGCGCGTCGAGGATCTGCTCGTAGGACTCCTCGCTGTCCCGAGCGGCGTCGGTGTCCTCGATGCGGAACACGAGCTTGCCGCCGGTGTGGCGCGCGTAGGCCCAGTTGAACAGGGCCGTCCGGATGAGCCCCACGTGCGGGGTCCCGGTCGGGCTCGGGCAGAAACGGACTCGGACGTCGGAGCCGGTGGCAGTGGTGAACGGTGCAGTCATGACCACACGATCCTACCGGCGCGCCACGCTACCCGACCTGCGGTGGCGGTGTGCGGGTCGGCCCGTTAACGCAGGAAACCCCTGACCGATAACGGTCAGGGGTTTCCTGGTGTTGCTGAAGTTGAGCCCGGCGGCGTCCTACTCTCCCACAAGGTCCCCCTTGCAGTACCATCGGCGCTGAGAGGCTTAGCTTCCGGGTTCGGAATGTGACCGGGCGTTTCCCTCTCGCTATGACCACCGGAACACTGTCGACCCAGATCCTGGATCAAACCATTGTTCCTTCAGAGCATTGCTGAAGTATTCAGTTTGATTCCCGATCGTCTGTCGGGAACCACAAAGTGGACGCGAGCCCGCCACCCACAAGGGGTGACGGTAAAAGTTGTGTTGTCAAGTCTTCGGCTTATTAGTACCGGTCAGCTCCACGGGTCGTTAGTCCCCGCTTCCACATCCGGCCTATCAACCCAGTAGTCTGCTGGGAGCCTCTCACACTCAAGGTGCATGGAAATCTCATCTCGAAGACGGCTTCCCGCTTAGATGCTTTCAGCGGTTATCCGGTCCGAACGTAGCTAATCAGCGGTGCCCTTGGCAGAACAACTGACACACCAGAGGTTCGTCCATCCCGGTCCTCTCGTACTAGGGATAGATCTTCTCAAATTTCCAACGCGCGCAGCGGATAGGGACCGAACTGTCTCACGACGTTCTAAACCCAGCTCGCGTACCGCTTTAATGGGCGAACAGCCCAACCCTTGGGACCTACTCCAGCCCCAGGATGCGACGAGCCGACATCGAGGTGCCAAACCATGCCGTCGATATGGACTCTTGGGCAAGATCAGCCTGTTATCCCCGAGGTACCTTTTATCCGTTGAGCGACAGCGCTTCCACAAGCCACTGCCGGATCACTAGTCCCGACTTTCGTCCCTGCTCGACCTGTCAGTCTCACAGTCAAGCTCCCTTGTGCACTTACACTCGCCACCTGATTGCCAACCAGGTTGAGGGAACCTTTGGGCGCCTCCGTTACTCTTTGGGAGGCAACCGCCCCAGTTAAACTACCCATCAGGCACTGTCCATGAACCCGATCAGGGTCCTACGTTA
The sequence above is drawn from the Curtobacterium sp. MR_MD2014 genome and encodes:
- a CDS encoding glycosyltransferase family 2 protein; the encoded protein is MTSTPPRPSSSRLVLERTMASPEPPTWPGAVWVGAVDAHEVPDGDVAIPLADAAGHRTARLLVRAGTSPRGFVDLPVTDGAVDASELRAAVDALPPAEHPPVPVRLPSTTVVLCTRDRADQLADALRSVLALDHPDLEVVVVDNAPSDDATRRLVTAPGTDPRIRYVLEPTPGLSSARNAGVRAARGEVVAFTDDDVVVDRGWLRALASGFARGEDVVCVSGLVASGELRTPAQRWFDERVTWSRNLTPRVFRLTAPPADRPLFPFSVGDYGTGANFAMRRDAVLALGGFDEALGVGTATGGGEDIDVFARVVLSGAALAVEPSALVWHRHRADVAALRTQAVGYGTGLGAWLTKTALRPRTLGMALVRAPGAVRHLLAGAAVPAADVAGGPARSDTVPAAGDSAFDREVAAVRGVELRAVLRGVGRYARSRHTVRARSAAARRTS
- a CDS encoding lipopolysaccharide biosynthesis protein; this translates as MSVPSDTGSATRTTTVRRAGRHVARTRDTTSSPGSTAGTDTGSTDTGSTAVRTGASALFGRGMLYVVVWSMQLVVSSLVSPVLAHLLPPSEFGVLASAIALFQALGVLAVAGLDQAAVLQRAEDGDDRRARGLVPVGAVLATLVTLAALGSLPAWGDAAGFVGQHPLLLVAVLWTLPAAVVQTSLALLVAQDRIRVFAVTSLLSSVGGSVIGLGLLVLVHADATTYAWGGVVAQGVAMVIGVVAVRPRLRGLVDHATTARAFRLGVPIALGNLSYFVLNAGDRIVVQRLLGPDEVARYQIAYVVGSAVVLLLTFTNSAWAPHFAALRDAAARRRLAMHARDELYLLLAPVLLAVTLVSPVALPVLAPPSYRVEELSVVVFVVALTAFPVVASGATGRLLVVERRGVAVGVIAATAAAVNVGANLLLVPPLGIAGAALSTVLSYALLAVLQQAALRDRRLWRGPARRVPLVVVPAVLLAAASLLAPQDAVWDVVRIVGVVACLPWFLQRLRAARGDSR
- a CDS encoding NAD(P)/FAD-dependent oxidoreductase, which translates into the protein MTTPGARDGDVLSVDVAVIGAGPAGLSAALNLVRARRTVLLVDANRPRNAATLRSHGFVTRDGISPLELRKLGRVEVESYPEATVVQSVVDHVSREGDGWSVHGSSRGAELRARVRAVVVATGLREEFPALPSLRALYGTSVHSCVECDGYEHAGQPLAFLCETPDVVDRALLVGSWTDDLVVYTNGAAVLDDAGRARLSAAGVTVDERPVADLEGGRDGLTGVRLADGDVRPHTGAFVRPQWHADLDWLDAPADRDAEGLLRVDRVGRTRVPGLYAVGDVTPPGPEQLVVAAGHGASTAAAVHRDLVGGLEDLRDAVQ
- a CDS encoding glycosyltransferase family 2 protein, which translates into the protein MSLPTVAVVICAYTQQRWGDLQAAVESAKRQPEATEVVVVIDHEPELLLRAAARWPELRVVPNAEERGLSGARNTGVALAASDVVAFLDDDAAADPDWLMHLVESLELPDVVGVGGRATPSWPDTTGAGPFPDELLWIVGCSYTGLPTEAGDVRNVIGSSMAFRRDVLLAAGGFRSGIGRVGNQPLGCEETELCIRIAQMRPTARIRYEPRSNVSHRVSADRVSMRYVRRRSYYEGISKAILSRRVGARDSLSSEGTYLTRVLPRALLRELGTVGRGGGVRALAIVTSVVATVTGYAVGRTFGAVVVRATAPAPEPVAV
- a CDS encoding glycoside hydrolase family 16 protein, with amino-acid sequence MRREPATPEPGPTRRDVLRRGAVVAGLVGAAALTGTVAVVLPTAIRRADRAVPAEMPSGTVESGGVRWVPYLAEDFDRDAAHGDLLAVYPAMAEYRGFRDTSGKGIYHPDEVVSVHDSTLDFHLRTEDGQPLVAAVLPAGYRSYTHQRVSIRYRAGDAPGYKFVMLLWPLSGDWNEGEIDWPEGDLGGDVRPVSAVPGSFDAADRTMRFLPEDAPTVPGGQQDWHVATVEWTADVVRFWWDGALVASTTGAVPRVPMRVTLQAETAIGDARVPAGSDGHVLVDWVVAYRAAD
- the gltX gene encoding glutamate--tRNA ligase, whose product is MTAPFTTATGSDVRVRFCPSPTGTPHVGLIRTALFNWAYARHTGGKLVFRIEDTDAARDSEESYEQILDALRWLRLDWDEGVEVGGPHGPYRQSERSDVYEDVIAKLRASGHVYESYVTPEEMEARNTAAGRDPKQGYDNHERDLTEAERQAFRDEGRQPALRLRVPDRDLSFDDLVRGEITFKQGTFPDFVVVRPNGKPLYTFTNPVDDALMGITHVLRGEDLLSSTPRQIALYEALVEVGITDVVPRFGHLPYVMGEGNKKLSKRDPESNLFHHRSAGMVPEGLLNYLALLGWSIGPDRDVFSSDEMVAAFDVVDVNPNPARFDHKKAEAINGDHIRLLDADDFRGRLLPYLTDFVSVPPTAEQERVLAAAAPLVQERMQLLGEAPAMLGFLFTTDDELVVEDDARATLKDDAGDVLHAGVTALEGVEDWTTGSIEAALRSSLIDGMGLKPRVAFGPLRVAVSGRRISPPLFESMEILGKESTLTRLRRLADR
- a CDS encoding glycosyltransferase family 2 protein, giving the protein MSTTVRPRDPRVSVVIPARNEARNLEIILPMLPPVHEVILVDGNSVDDTVATARRLMPSITVVQQTRKGKGNALACGFEAVTGDVVVMFDADCSADAAEIPRFVDALVAGADVAKGSRYAPGGGSDDITVIRGLGNKGLNIISNLLLGARYTDLCYGYNAFWADTLPTVGLLSSTLPQPADGSMRWGDGFEIETILTCRWSAAGFAITEVPSHEKLRVHGTSNLNAVSDGIRVLTSIMHERRRAGEVAARARLAPTPVRARAVAEPVAVLDEEAA